A single genomic interval of Lewinellaceae bacterium harbors:
- a CDS encoding CHAT domain-containing protein, whose product MKKALLSFCFLFVFCFSGFGQVDTAAVVQEVDSLIQVSRALTGTGDFSQALEVNAAAEKIAMEGLNSESVAYSSACLNHGRVLHIKGDYPLAKKWYLKAQDIREKVLGKEHPDYAQCLNTLGALNWYMGNYEKAESLYLEAKDIREKALGKEHPDYANSLVNLGVLYWKTGNFEKALPFYLESKAIIEKTLGKEHYDYTHCLNNLANLYWAMGNFEKALPLHLEAKDIREKTLGRGHPAYTETLNNLSGLYADLGDYEKAELLDIETIAVREKTLGKEHPNYANSLNNLAAVYMFMGNYEKAELLLLESKVIHEKALRSNHPDYAKCLDNLAAIYSAVSNYEKAEQFNAEAITIWEKALGKEHPDHATSLNNLGVLYHTMHNYEKAELLLLETKAIREKALGKEHAVYATSLTDLANLYLDMGDFERAEQLYLQSKGIWEKALGREHQEYTESLDHLAMLYWTTGDFNAAKYLLLENRAVEKSLLLKATRHLSEREIYFYISKFAEGTNKIFSSPQKKPEISEACYDNTLFHKGFLLTTASQISNLAQTDSLSTEKYNLLKSYHRRLASEYTLPITERDSTLIAELETKANETEKSLVRTVTGFGEALRQVSWQEVQAALLPGEAAIEFIRFNYYKPQPTDSILYAALLLKPGIESPAFINLFEEKQLEALLAPLAVQGSDGWNELYEGKAGESLYQLLWQPLEAHLKGVKTVYFSPAGLLHRLNLNAILIAKSATLSDRFELAAMGSTRQLVVASGQQTVGTAETAVIFGGIQYEMDSAAILPAEPEGLANRHRGPSFSQTDSALRGGTWKYLKYSDKEADNIQSLLQTAGFQAEVRKGYAATEEAFKLLGKGQPSPRILHVSTHGFFFPDPASPSEGPGGAFRASGHPMIRSGLILAGANHAWQTGQPLGNREDGILTAYEISQMDLRNTELVVLSACETGLGDIRGNEGVYGLQRAFRIAGAKYLIMSLWQVPDFQTQELMTVLYQKWLEEKMTVRQALKAAQEEMRQKRYEPFYWAGFVLVE is encoded by the coding sequence ATGAAAAAGGCGCTTCTTTCCTTTTGCTTTCTTTTTGTTTTTTGCTTTTCCGGTTTTGGGCAGGTGGATACGGCGGCGGTGGTGCAGGAGGTGGATAGTTTGATACAAGTTTCACGCGCTTTGACAGGAACGGGAGATTTCAGTCAAGCGCTTGAGGTCAATGCCGCAGCCGAAAAAATAGCGATGGAAGGATTAAATAGCGAGTCGGTAGCTTATAGCAGCGCTTGTCTAAATCATGGTAGGGTACTTCATATCAAAGGCGACTACCCCTTAGCGAAAAAATGGTACCTCAAAGCCCAAGATATCCGGGAAAAAGTATTGGGAAAGGAGCATCCTGACTATGCGCAATGCCTTAATACCCTAGGAGCCCTGAATTGGTACATGGGCAATTATGAAAAAGCCGAGTCGCTCTACCTTGAAGCCAAAGACATCCGGGAGAAAGCATTGGGAAAAGAGCATCCTGATTATGCCAATAGCCTTGTCAACTTGGGGGTTTTGTATTGGAAGACAGGCAATTTTGAAAAAGCCCTCCCATTCTACCTCGAATCCAAAGCCATTATTGAAAAAACGTTGGGAAAAGAACATTACGACTACACCCATTGCCTGAACAATTTGGCGAATCTGTATTGGGCCATGGGCAATTTTGAAAAAGCCTTGCCCCTCCATCTCGAAGCCAAGGACATTCGTGAAAAAACATTGGGAAGGGGGCATCCCGCCTATACAGAAACCCTGAACAATCTATCGGGCCTTTACGCGGACTTGGGCGACTATGAAAAAGCCGAACTGCTCGATATCGAAACCATCGCCGTTCGTGAAAAAACATTAGGAAAGGAACACCCAAACTATGCCAACTCATTGAACAATCTGGCTGCCGTTTACATGTTTATGGGCAATTATGAGAAAGCAGAACTACTCCTTCTTGAATCCAAAGTCATCCATGAAAAAGCGTTGAGAAGCAACCATCCTGACTATGCCAAATGCTTAGACAATCTGGCAGCAATATATAGTGCGGTAAGCAATTATGAAAAAGCTGAGCAATTCAATGCCGAGGCCATAACAATCTGGGAAAAAGCATTGGGAAAGGAGCATCCTGACCATGCCACAAGCTTGAACAACCTTGGAGTTCTTTATCACACCATGCACAATTATGAAAAAGCCGAACTGCTCCTTCTAGAAACCAAAGCCATCCGGGAAAAAGCATTGGGAAAGGAGCATGCAGTATATGCTACAAGCCTGACAGACCTGGCAAATTTGTATTTGGACATGGGTGATTTTGAAAGAGCCGAACAACTTTACCTACAATCCAAAGGGATATGGGAAAAAGCATTGGGAAGGGAGCATCAAGAATATACAGAAAGCCTTGACCACCTAGCTATGCTTTATTGGACTACCGGTGACTTCAATGCTGCCAAGTATTTATTACTGGAGAATAGAGCTGTCGAAAAATCCCTCCTTTTGAAGGCAACCCGTCACCTTTCCGAAAGGGAGATCTATTTTTATATATCCAAATTTGCCGAAGGCACGAACAAAATTTTTTCATCCCCTCAAAAAAAACCGGAAATTTCCGAAGCCTGCTACGACAATACGCTGTTCCATAAAGGCTTCCTCCTCACCACTGCCTCCCAAATCAGCAACTTAGCCCAAACTGACTCCCTATCCACCGAAAAATACAACCTCCTGAAATCCTACCACCGCCGCCTCGCTTCCGAATACACCCTGCCCATAACCGAGCGGGACAGCACCCTCATCGCCGAACTCGAAACCAAAGCCAACGAAACGGAAAAAAGCCTCGTCCGAACCGTGACTGGCTTCGGCGAAGCCCTGCGGCAAGTCTCCTGGCAGGAAGTGCAAGCCGCCCTGTTACCCGGCGAAGCCGCCATCGAGTTCATCCGTTTTAACTACTATAAGCCCCAACCCACCGACAGCATCCTCTATGCCGCCCTGCTTTTGAAGCCGGGGATAGAAAGCCCTGCCTTCATCAACCTCTTTGAAGAAAAACAACTCGAAGCCCTGCTCGCCCCACTCGCCGTACAGGGCAGCGACGGCTGGAACGAACTTTACGAAGGAAAGGCGGGCGAGTCCCTCTACCAACTGCTCTGGCAACCGCTGGAAGCACATCTGAAAGGCGTAAAAACTGTTTATTTTTCGCCTGCCGGGCTGTTGCACCGGCTGAACCTGAACGCCATACTCATCGCAAAAAGCGCTACCCTGTCTGATCGCTTCGAACTGGCCGCTATGGGCAGCACCCGGCAGTTGGTCGTGGCCAGCGGCCAGCAAACAGTGGGCACCGCCGAAACGGCCGTTATCTTCGGCGGTATTCAATACGAAATGGACAGCGCCGCCATCCTCCCGGCGGAACCCGAGGGCCTGGCCAACCGCCACCGGGGGCCGTCATTCAGCCAAACCGATTCTGCGCTACGGGGCGGTACGTGGAAATACCTCAAATACTCGGACAAGGAAGCCGACAACATCCAATCGCTGCTGCAAACGGCCGGTTTTCAGGCGGAGGTGCGTAAAGGCTACGCCGCCACCGAGGAAGCTTTCAAGCTTTTGGGGAAAGGGCAGCCTTCGCCGAGGATACTGCACGTCTCCACGCATGGGTTCTTCTTTCCTGATCCAGCCTCCCCTTCGGAGGGGCCGGGAGGGGCGTTCCGAGCCTCCGGCCACCCCATGATCCGCTCCGGCCTCATCCTCGCCGGGGCCAACCATGCCTGGCAGACGGGCCAGCCGCTCGGCAACCGGGAAGACGGCATCCTCACCGCCTACGAGATCAGCCAAATGGACCTCCGCAACACTGAACTCGTGGTGCTGTCTGCCTGCGAAACGGGGCTGGGAGACATCCGGGGCAACGAGGGCGTCTACGGCCTGCAGCGGGCCTTCCGGATCGCCGGGGCGAAGTACCTCATCATGTCGCTCTGGCAGGTGCCCGACTTCCAGACGCAGGAGCTGATGACGGTTTTGTATCAGAAATGGCTGGAGGAAAAAATGACGGTGCGCCAGGCGCTGAAGGCGGCACAGGAGGAGATGAGGCAGAAAAGGTACGAGCCGTTTTATTGGGCGGGTTTTGTGCTGGTGGAGTGA
- a CDS encoding T9SS type A sorting domain-containing protein, with translation MKTPFLLLVWLCLFSNQIQAQAWQQQNPNFSSSTFIQEVVAPTSSAAWAYGFVYDSTGNFTYRNYSVSRTADGGESWQNLAFPHTEPGYFSNLSALSAEVAWLAYVDYANGQKILNTTDGGQSWTEQSHGMTAWINFVHFFDNAAGLAMGDPDAQGFGLFTSSNGGAFWERVAPANVPPPLSGEFGWASFYEVSDNKVWFETNQGRVYFSPNQGHSWEVFEGPLGTQPYSMFAADDAGMCYMSYVAAEPNGLNPVLTLYRTPDNGLSWENITPTDNGWWIYDIEPVPGTGAIVAEFNRGFASRIFETRLSYDQGTTWQTIDAGAFVTTMDFSGPDAGFAAGWQPIADTSHVDVYRYTGSPLTGLFERKPLNVNFSAYPNPASDFIRVQLESPEEQEWLLLLNDANGRLLYKEVIEKTNHWNTTLGLQPLPTGWYTLTVSTAKGVATRKVLKR, from the coding sequence ATGAAAACACCTTTCCTGCTCCTGGTATGGCTATGCCTGTTCTCGAACCAGATACAAGCCCAGGCCTGGCAGCAGCAAAACCCCAACTTCTCCAGCTCTACCTTTATCCAGGAAGTCGTTGCACCTACCAGTTCCGCCGCCTGGGCGTATGGCTTTGTGTACGATTCTACCGGTAACTTTACCTATCGGAACTACAGCGTTTCCCGCACGGCCGACGGTGGGGAAAGCTGGCAAAACCTGGCCTTTCCGCATACTGAACCGGGGTATTTTTCTAACCTCTCCGCTCTGAGCGCCGAGGTTGCCTGGCTCGCCTACGTAGACTACGCCAACGGACAGAAAATCTTAAATACTACCGACGGCGGGCAAAGCTGGACGGAGCAGTCCCACGGCATGACGGCCTGGATCAATTTCGTGCACTTCTTCGACAACGCCGCCGGCCTGGCCATGGGCGACCCCGATGCCCAGGGGTTCGGGCTATTTACCAGCAGCAACGGCGGCGCTTTCTGGGAACGAGTAGCTCCTGCCAATGTGCCGCCGCCGCTGTCCGGAGAGTTTGGGTGGGCCAGCTTTTATGAGGTGTCAGACAATAAGGTTTGGTTCGAAACCAACCAGGGGCGCGTCTACTTCTCCCCGAACCAGGGGCACAGCTGGGAAGTGTTCGAAGGCCCCCTGGGCACACAACCCTATTCCATGTTTGCCGCCGATGATGCCGGAATGTGTTACATGAGTTATGTCGCCGCCGAACCGAATGGGCTGAACCCCGTGCTCACCCTTTACCGGACCCCGGACAACGGCCTTAGCTGGGAAAACATCACCCCCACAGACAATGGCTGGTGGATATACGACATCGAACCCGTACCCGGCACAGGTGCCATCGTCGCCGAATTCAACCGGGGTTTTGCTTCCCGGATTTTCGAGACCCGCCTAAGCTATGATCAGGGAACGACCTGGCAAACGATTGATGCCGGCGCCTTCGTCACGACAATGGATTTCTCCGGGCCCGATGCCGGTTTCGCCGCCGGCTGGCAGCCGATTGCCGATACTTCCCACGTAGATGTTTACCGCTATACCGGCTCTCCCCTGACCGGCTTGTTCGAGCGCAAACCATTGAATGTCAATTTTTCAGCCTACCCCAACCCGGCTTCCGATTTTATCCGGGTACAACTGGAATCGCCGGAGGAACAGGAATGGCTGCTGCTACTCAACGATGCCAACGGGCGCCTGCTGTATAAGGAAGTTATTGAAAAAACGAACCATTGGAATACTACGCTAGGCCTGCAGCCGCTGCCTACCGGTTGGTACACGTTGACGGTGAGTACAGCGAAGGGTGTGGCGACAAGAAAGGTTTTGAAACGGTAG
- a CDS encoding DUF4111 domain-containing protein — protein MNKDEYLHQLTLKFQETLGNNLTGLYLIGSACLGAYQEGKSDLDVVGVLLNPLTGTQKEGFAKKLDHQHFPCPAKGLDLVLFTEEAVANIASEPRYEFWFATGASWKQEGWEAGQAKEMLIFIELCRRHGVTLFGKTPNQYFAPVEKRLLAGAFLEMLRWHQTKILDAFHDPEGQNSVLNACRVLAFIREGRLLSKSAGGEWLLSQEPGNETAKKALSIHSCRDHPDRRALLSKEEVASFLLKVITAMG, from the coding sequence ATGAATAAAGATGAATATCTACATCAACTGACCCTGAAATTTCAGGAAACCCTGGGAAACAACCTCACTGGCCTCTACCTCATTGGCTCAGCTTGCCTCGGAGCCTACCAGGAAGGCAAAAGTGATCTGGACGTCGTTGGCGTATTATTGAATCCACTTACAGGTACCCAAAAAGAGGGCTTCGCGAAAAAGCTGGATCACCAACATTTTCCATGCCCGGCGAAAGGCCTCGACCTGGTGCTGTTTACGGAGGAGGCTGTGGCCAATATTGCCAGCGAGCCTCGCTATGAATTTTGGTTTGCTACCGGAGCGAGCTGGAAGCAGGAAGGATGGGAGGCCGGCCAGGCCAAAGAAATGCTGATCTTCATCGAACTTTGCCGCAGGCATGGCGTCACCCTGTTCGGAAAAACGCCCAACCAGTACTTTGCGCCAGTTGAAAAGCGGCTGCTTGCCGGAGCTTTCCTGGAAATGCTCCGGTGGCATCAAACCAAAATCCTCGACGCCTTCCACGATCCTGAAGGCCAGAATTCAGTTCTGAATGCATGCCGCGTCCTGGCGTTTATTCGTGAAGGCCGGCTGCTCTCCAAATCAGCTGGTGGGGAATGGCTGTTGTCTCAGGAGCCCGGCAATGAGACGGCAAAGAAAGCGCTTTCCATCCACTCGTGTCGCGATCATCCTGATCGCAGGGCCCTCCTTTCAAAAGAGGAGGTTGCTTCGTTTCTCCTAAAGGTTATTACTGCTATGGGTTAA